From a single Nematostella vectensis chromosome 3, jaNemVect1.1, whole genome shotgun sequence genomic region:
- the LOC116616940 gene encoding selenoprotein K, producing the protein MVYIQGSNVLERRSIWRLSIITDVFWGIIDFIILFFHTMVSPGLTKNGSQSNSDYRPGGGPPKPPGRRFGRLGGGGDGPYNPGPPMGGG; encoded by the exons atggtgtACATCCAAGGAA GCAACGTGCTTGAAAGGAGGTCTATCTGGAGACTCTCTATTATCACAGATGTCTTTTGGGGAATCATCGATTTTATTATTCTCTT CTTTCACACAATGGTTTCG CCTGGTTTGACCAAAAACGGTAGTCAGTCCAATTCTGATTATAGACCGGGAGGCGG ACCACCAAAGCCTCCAGGTCGAAGGTTCGGCAGATTAGGTGGAGGAGGAG ACGGCCCATACAATCCTGGACCACCAATGGGTGGAGGATGA
- the LOC5510054 gene encoding glutamyl aminopeptidase isoform X2, whose protein sequence is MEESFKPENELLKTSSKQPKSFWSGVFLSRVKLIALAIVMLILVVIIIILAALLGKASSRLHKAPVESSTEEPTRPAGPATPGTEAWWNVRLPYGVIPVHYNLFLNVTLDRDHFHGKVDIYINVFKATKIIIVHNRRLNVSDIDIRKTGSQGSLGIRQHFPFKKNQFYVMEAEQSLEPSLYVVSISYKGFYSKGLRGFYRSSFTQNNGQRVYFVATQFEPVKAREAFPCFDEPGMKATFNITIAHRPDYVALSNMPIYQSKIIDGQRHDYFEQSVVMSTYLVAFTVGDFYYKETVTENNVKMRVYSRREALDTTEYAIRVGRDVLKLFDQYYDMGYSLTKLDMIGLPEFGPGAMENWGLIKYRESYLLWNKESSEDAKYNVARIIAHELAHQWFGNIVTMAWWDDLWLNEAFATLMAYKGADAAEPSWHVDQHFLVDTVEVAMTLDGLASSHPIRVPVISPDEIGEIFDAISYSKGATVLRMLEYIIGNDTFIDGLRRYLKTHAYGNANTDDLWESFRQASCTRGSCVDVKYIMDTWTLQMGYPVVMIKKAKDKTPSFAVTQKHFLFDPMANVSASKYKSPYNYKWMIPFTYVTDQQLQAQNRWMDRNSTTITSSGSTWIKGNHGNLGFYLVNYEDDNWDALADQLRTNHTVLGVADRAGLLFNAFKLAMGSQLNYTKAFAITEFLRKEDSYMCWGVVGTAAKYLKMVLPQSSKAYVYLKKYLVHQGEPQYRKLGFNDEGGHGELIPPNLRRLVYSQGVANGGEKEWNFLFDQLSKNPSASDQRRMIVGLAATKQSWLLARYLNYALDPLKIKQSLMRFAIEAVAEHPTGRTIAWDFVRMNWDVLVEKYSGSMASTYSQTVKHVSQGFATEFELQELIAFNEKITAASGFQSKAQIQAVEKVKSNIAWLEANQETVGNWLEGFITKNNIK, encoded by the exons ATGGAAGAGTCCTTCAAACCCGAAAACGAGCTCCTTAAGACCTCCTCAAAACAGCCGAAAAGCTTTTGGTCTGGGGTGTTTTTGAGCAGAGTCAAGCTTATAGCTTTGGCTATCGTGATGCTAATTTTAGTGGTTATCATTATAATTCTTGCTGCACTTTTGGGAAAAGCAAGCTCGAGGCTTCATAAAG CACCTGTTGAGTCAAGTACTGAGGAGCCAACTCGTCCGGCAGGCCCGGCCACCCCTGGGACGGAGGCCTGGTGGAACGTCCGACTACCTTATGGCGTCATCCCAGTACACTACAACCTCTTCCTGAACGTAACACTCGACCGAGATCATTTTCACGGCAAAGTTGACATCTATATTAACGTTTTCAAGGCAACCAAGATTATCATAGTCCATAATCGCAGACTGAATGTGTCCGATATTGACATCAGAAAGACAGGAAGCCAAG GCTCTCTCGGTATCAGACAACACTTCCCCTTTAAGAAAAACCAGTTTTACGTCATGGAGGCGGAGCAGAGCCTCGAGCCGAGTTTGTACGTGGTCAGCATAAGTTACAAAGGATTTTACTCCAAAGGCCTCCGCGGGTTCTACCGCAGCTCCTTCACGCAAAATAATGGACAAAGAGT GTATTTTGTAGCTACACAGTTTGAACCAGTCAAGGCCCGAGAAGCTTTTCCTTGCTTTGACGAGCCAGGAATGAAGGCAACTTTTAATATCACCATTGCCCATCGACCTGACTATGTCGCTTTGTCAAACATGCCAATCTACCAGAGTAAAATCATCGATGGTCAGAGACATGACTATTTCGAGCAGTCTGTAGTTATGTCAACTTACCTTGTGGCATTTACGGTGGGAGACTTTTATTACAAGGAGACTGTCACCGAGAACAACGTTAAG ATGCGGGTCTACAGTCGTCGTGAAGCGCTTGATACCACTGAATATGCTATCCGAGTAGGACGTGACGTACTCAAGCTCTTCGATCAGTATTACGATATGGGGTACTCCCTCACCAAACTTG ACATGATCGGACTGCCCGAGTTTGGGCCTGGGGCTATGGAGAACTGGGGTCTTATTAAATACAGAGAGAGTTATCTTCTTTGGAACAAAGAGTCGTCTGAAGACGCGAAATACAACGTGGCTAGAATCATTGCACATGAACTCGCTCATCAG TGGTTTGGGAACATCGTCACCATGGCATGGTGGGACGATCTCTGGCTGAACGAAGCCTTTGCAACACTCATGGCATACAAGGGGGCAGATGCCGCGGAGCCATCATGGCACGTG GATCAACACTTTTTGGTGGACACAGTGGAGGTCGCCATGACTCTTGACGGCCTAGCCTCGTCCCACCCCATACGGGTACCGGTGATCAGCCCTGACGAGATCGGAGAAATATTCGACGCAATATCCTACTCCAAG GGCGCAACTGTGCTACGCATGCTCGAATATATCATCGGAAATGACACTTTTATTGACGGACTTAGG CGATACTTAAAAACCCACGCTTATGGTAATGCGAACACAGACGACTTATGGGAATCTTTTAGACAG GCTAGCTGTACACGGGGTAGCTGTGTTGACGTCAAATATATTATGGATACGTGGACACTTCAGAtggggtaccctgtggtaatGATCAAGAAGGCCAAGGATAAAACACCAAGCTTTGCGGTGACTCAGAAGCATTTCTTGTTTGATCCCATGGCAAACGTATCAGCATCGAAGTACAAATCGCCGTACAA CTACAAATGGATGATACCTTTCACGTATGTCACGGACCAGCAGCTACAGGCCCAGAATCGGTGGATGGACCGGAATTCCA CAACGATCACGTCATCCGGAAGCACGTGGATAAAGGGTAACCATGGCAACTTGGGGTTTTATCTTGTGAATTACGAGGATGACAACTGGGACGCGCTGGCAGATCAGCTTAGAACCAATCACACG GTGCTTGGTGTCGCCGACAGGGCAGGGTTGTTGTTTAATGCATTCAAACTGGCTAT GGGTAGTCAACTTAATTACACAAAGGCCTTCGCGATCACGGAATTTCTGAGAAAAGAGGATTCGTATATGTGCTGGGGCGTGGTGGGGACGGCTGCCAAGTACCTAAAGATGGTGCTACCGCAGTCATCTAAGGCTTACGTCTATTTAAAG AAATATCTAGTTCATCAAGGGGAGCCCCAATATCGGAAACTTGGCTTCAATGATGAAGGAGGTCATGGCGAATT GATTCCGCCAAATCTGCGACGGTTAGTGTACTCTCAAGGCGTAGCTAACGGGGGAGAAAAGGAATGGAACTTCTTGTTTGATCAACTCTCTAAAAACCCGTCCGCATCAGACCAGAGGAGGATGATAGTGGGGCTAGCTGCTACAAAACAATCATGGCTACTTGCAAG GTACCTGAACTACGCACTGGATCCCTTGAAGATCAAGCAGTCCCTGATGAGGTTTGCTATCGAGGCTGTAGCCGAACACCCCACCGGACGGACCATCGCCTGGGACTTTGTTCGCATGAACTGGGATGTACTCGTGGAAAA ATATAGCGGCTCAATGGCCTCTACCTACTCGCAAACTGTGAAGCACGTCTCTCAGGGATTCGCCACAGAATTCGAGCTACAAGAG CTGATTGCGTTTAATGAGAAAATCACCGCTGCAAGTGGATTCCAGAGCAAAGCGCAAATACAAGCGGTGGAGAAAGTCAAGTCTAATATCGCATGGCTGGAGGCAAACCAGGAAACTGTGGGAAACTGGCTCGAGGGATTTATAACgaaaaacaacataaaatGA
- the LOC5510055 gene encoding divergent protein kinase domain 1B codes for MPWSAKYCFGLGGAVVLSIAFFYLIEFYFECNQSHIDQLCKEYDAGQVTGNLCHSMCSEKSVLINRCLTGQGEKKVHSATWNGREVVLKFFTTFQNYTIELLEPRYEITQYILSLFGRFDQCEKCQATFDQILDIADVDRDGKLSALETKSILDLLHTPEPRLLLILNGSKHSPNIYGYCGRLYAVENIPHIADILFGLPMRLDDLCALPFILEPVENFIRSIIYKYYNTLEKKFMPMLSKIQMIVFVNILQLRVPNIEERFNYMHSVLDGLLELNSNPFGLLQSCDVHNGNFGLTDDAPPIAKFIDLDLTYTKYTAEVYLESTSCSSNSDCTIGDFKECASKCNTETGYCNSKLLSQDVQNICLAIVDPLISYVYQNFNKDPVQLRCFQVAVESIREYCVTIPVYDTFEDLVLHTGNVKKMLKDLQEGKYRCNSN; via the exons ATGCCGTGGTCTGCAAAATACTGCTTTGGGCTTGGTGGAGCAGTAGTCTTGTCGATTGCTTTCTTTTATCTTATTGAATTTTACTTTGAGTGCAATCAAAGTCACATCGACCAGCTG TGCAAGGAATATGATGCTGGCCAAGTCACAGGAAATCTCTGCCATTCCATGTGCTCTGAGAAATCTGTGTTGATTAACAGATGTTTAACTGgacaaggagaaaaaaaagttcacTCAGCAACTTGGAATGGGAGAGAGGTTGTTCTTAAGTTCTTCACCACATTTCAAAACTACACAATTGAGTTACTGGAGCCGAGATATGAAATTACTCAATATATTCTATCATTATTTGGAAGATTTGATCAGTGTGAAAAGTGTCAAGCTACTTTTGACCAAATTCTAGACATAGCTGATGTAGACAGGGATGGTAAACTTTCAGCATTGGAAACAAAATCAATATTGGACCTGTTACACACACCAGAGCCAAGATTGCTATTAATCCTGAATGGAAGCAAGCATTCACCAAATATATATGGTTACTGTGGTCGTTTGTATGCTGTTGAAAATATCCCACACATTGCGGATATCTTGTTTGGATTACCCATGAGACTGGATGACCTTTGTGCATTGCCATTTATTTTGGAGCCTGTTGAGAACTTTATAAGGTCTATTATCTATAAATACTATAACaccttggaaaaaaaattcatgccAATGCTATCAAAAATTCAGATGATAGTATTTGTGAATATTCTACAACTACGAGTCCCCAATATAGAGGAGAGATTCAATTATATGCATTCTGTATTGGATGGTCTTCTAGAGCTAAATTCAAATCCATTTGGTTTGTTACAATCTTGTGATGTCCACAATGGGAATTTTGGCCTGACAGACGATGCCCCACCTATTGCAAAATTCATTGACCTggatttaacatataccaagTATACTGCTGAGGTATACTTAGAGTCTACATCATGTTCTTCCAATTCAGACTGTACTATTGGCGACTTTAAGGAATGTGCCAGTAAATGTAATACAGAAACAGGATATTGCAACTCAAAATTGCTATCTCAAGATGTCCAGAACATTTGTTTAGCTATTGTAGACCCATTGATATCTTATGTCTACCAGAATTTCAACAAGGATCCTGTACAACTTAGATGTTTCCAAGTTGCTGTTGAGAGCATAAGGGAATATTGTGTCACAATCCCTGTATACGACACCTTTGAAGACCTTGTTCTCCACACTGGTAATGTTAAGAAGATGTTGAAGGACTTACAAGAGGGAAAGTATCGATGCAATTCTAATTAG
- the LOC5510078 gene encoding 50S ribosomal protein L20, whose translation MVRGGPADRAVKRARIFALAKGFRGRSKNCYSIAIRRVQKALQYQYTSRRLKKRDMRSLWITRINIAGREHNINYSTLVHKMAKLDIQLNRKMLSEIAIHEPRSFKGLASLAKRRLEDGLLAAIR comes from the exons ATGGTTCGTGGTGGGCCTGCCGATCGCGCTGTAAAGCGAGCAAGAATATTTGCTCTTGCTAAG GGCTTTCGTGGTAGATCAAAGAACTGCTACAGCATCGCAATCAGGAGAGTGCAAAAGGCTTTGCAGTACCAATACACCAGCAGACGACTGAAAAAGAGAGACATGAGATCT CTTTGGATAACCAGGATCAATATTGCAGGAAGAGAACACAATATCAACTATTCGACACTTGTACACAAAATGGCAAAG CTTGATATCCAGTTGAATAGAAAGATGCTCTCTGAGATAGCCATTCATGAACCAAGATCATTCAAG GGACTGGCAAGTTTGGCCAAACGTCGACTGGAGGATGGACTACTTGCTGCTATTAGGTAG
- the LOC5510054 gene encoding glutamyl aminopeptidase isoform X1: MEESFKPENELLKTSSKQPKSFWSGVFLSRVKLIALAIVMLILVVIIIILAALLGKASSRLHKAPVESSTEEPTRPAGPATPGTEAWWNVRLPYGVIPVHYNLFLNVTLDRDHFHGKVDIYINVFKATKIIIVHNRRLNVSDIDIRKTGSQGSLGIRQHFPFKKNQFYVMEAEQSLEPSLYVVSISYKGFYSKGLRGFYRSSFTQNNGQRVYFVATQFEPVKAREAFPCFDEPGMKATFNITIAHRPDYVALSNMPIYQSKIIDGQRHDYFEQSVVMSTYLVAFTVGDFYYKETVTENNVKMRVYSRREALDTTEYAIRVGRDVLKLFDQYYDMGYSLTKLDMIGLPEFGPGAMENWGLIKYRESYLLWNKESSEDAKYNVARIIAHELAHQWFGNIVTMAWWDDLWLNEAFATLMAYKGADAAEPSWHVDQHFLVDTVEVAMTLDGLASSHPIRVPVISPDEIGEIFDAISYSKGATVLRMLEYIIGNDTFIDGLRRYLKTHAYGNANTDDLWESFRQASCTRGSCVDVKYIMDTWTLQMGYPVVMIKKAKDKTPSFAVTQKHFLFDPMANVSASKYKSPYNYKWMIPFTYVTDQQLQAQNRWMDRNSTTITSSGSTWIKGNHGNLGFYLVNYEDDNWDALADQLRTNHTVLGVADRAGLLFNAFKLAMGSQLNYTKAFAITEFLRKEDSYMCWGVVGTAAKYLKMVLPQSSKAYVYLKKYLVHQGEPQYRKLGFNDEGGHGELYKREILLDMFCDAGVASCVDNATAMFKEWMDNPNSFVIPPNLRRLVYSQGVANGGEKEWNFLFDQLSKNPSASDQRRMIVGLAATKQSWLLARYLNYALDPLKIKQSLMRFAIEAVAEHPTGRTIAWDFVRMNWDVLVEKYSGSMASTYSQTVKHVSQGFATEFELQELIAFNEKITAASGFQSKAQIQAVEKVKSNIAWLEANQETVGNWLEGFITKNNIK, encoded by the exons ATGGAAGAGTCCTTCAAACCCGAAAACGAGCTCCTTAAGACCTCCTCAAAACAGCCGAAAAGCTTTTGGTCTGGGGTGTTTTTGAGCAGAGTCAAGCTTATAGCTTTGGCTATCGTGATGCTAATTTTAGTGGTTATCATTATAATTCTTGCTGCACTTTTGGGAAAAGCAAGCTCGAGGCTTCATAAAG CACCTGTTGAGTCAAGTACTGAGGAGCCAACTCGTCCGGCAGGCCCGGCCACCCCTGGGACGGAGGCCTGGTGGAACGTCCGACTACCTTATGGCGTCATCCCAGTACACTACAACCTCTTCCTGAACGTAACACTCGACCGAGATCATTTTCACGGCAAAGTTGACATCTATATTAACGTTTTCAAGGCAACCAAGATTATCATAGTCCATAATCGCAGACTGAATGTGTCCGATATTGACATCAGAAAGACAGGAAGCCAAG GCTCTCTCGGTATCAGACAACACTTCCCCTTTAAGAAAAACCAGTTTTACGTCATGGAGGCGGAGCAGAGCCTCGAGCCGAGTTTGTACGTGGTCAGCATAAGTTACAAAGGATTTTACTCCAAAGGCCTCCGCGGGTTCTACCGCAGCTCCTTCACGCAAAATAATGGACAAAGAGT GTATTTTGTAGCTACACAGTTTGAACCAGTCAAGGCCCGAGAAGCTTTTCCTTGCTTTGACGAGCCAGGAATGAAGGCAACTTTTAATATCACCATTGCCCATCGACCTGACTATGTCGCTTTGTCAAACATGCCAATCTACCAGAGTAAAATCATCGATGGTCAGAGACATGACTATTTCGAGCAGTCTGTAGTTATGTCAACTTACCTTGTGGCATTTACGGTGGGAGACTTTTATTACAAGGAGACTGTCACCGAGAACAACGTTAAG ATGCGGGTCTACAGTCGTCGTGAAGCGCTTGATACCACTGAATATGCTATCCGAGTAGGACGTGACGTACTCAAGCTCTTCGATCAGTATTACGATATGGGGTACTCCCTCACCAAACTTG ACATGATCGGACTGCCCGAGTTTGGGCCTGGGGCTATGGAGAACTGGGGTCTTATTAAATACAGAGAGAGTTATCTTCTTTGGAACAAAGAGTCGTCTGAAGACGCGAAATACAACGTGGCTAGAATCATTGCACATGAACTCGCTCATCAG TGGTTTGGGAACATCGTCACCATGGCATGGTGGGACGATCTCTGGCTGAACGAAGCCTTTGCAACACTCATGGCATACAAGGGGGCAGATGCCGCGGAGCCATCATGGCACGTG GATCAACACTTTTTGGTGGACACAGTGGAGGTCGCCATGACTCTTGACGGCCTAGCCTCGTCCCACCCCATACGGGTACCGGTGATCAGCCCTGACGAGATCGGAGAAATATTCGACGCAATATCCTACTCCAAG GGCGCAACTGTGCTACGCATGCTCGAATATATCATCGGAAATGACACTTTTATTGACGGACTTAGG CGATACTTAAAAACCCACGCTTATGGTAATGCGAACACAGACGACTTATGGGAATCTTTTAGACAG GCTAGCTGTACACGGGGTAGCTGTGTTGACGTCAAATATATTATGGATACGTGGACACTTCAGAtggggtaccctgtggtaatGATCAAGAAGGCCAAGGATAAAACACCAAGCTTTGCGGTGACTCAGAAGCATTTCTTGTTTGATCCCATGGCAAACGTATCAGCATCGAAGTACAAATCGCCGTACAA CTACAAATGGATGATACCTTTCACGTATGTCACGGACCAGCAGCTACAGGCCCAGAATCGGTGGATGGACCGGAATTCCA CAACGATCACGTCATCCGGAAGCACGTGGATAAAGGGTAACCATGGCAACTTGGGGTTTTATCTTGTGAATTACGAGGATGACAACTGGGACGCGCTGGCAGATCAGCTTAGAACCAATCACACG GTGCTTGGTGTCGCCGACAGGGCAGGGTTGTTGTTTAATGCATTCAAACTGGCTAT GGGTAGTCAACTTAATTACACAAAGGCCTTCGCGATCACGGAATTTCTGAGAAAAGAGGATTCGTATATGTGCTGGGGCGTGGTGGGGACGGCTGCCAAGTACCTAAAGATGGTGCTACCGCAGTCATCTAAGGCTTACGTCTATTTAAAG AAATATCTAGTTCATCAAGGGGAGCCCCAATATCGGAAACTTGGCTTCAATGATGAAGGAGGTCATGGCGAATT ATACAAGAGGGAGATTCTGCTGGATATGTTCTGTGATGCTGGTGTGGCTTCGTGTGTTGATAACGCGACTGCAATGTTCAAAGAATGGATGGATAACCCGAACTCTTTCGT GATTCCGCCAAATCTGCGACGGTTAGTGTACTCTCAAGGCGTAGCTAACGGGGGAGAAAAGGAATGGAACTTCTTGTTTGATCAACTCTCTAAAAACCCGTCCGCATCAGACCAGAGGAGGATGATAGTGGGGCTAGCTGCTACAAAACAATCATGGCTACTTGCAAG GTACCTGAACTACGCACTGGATCCCTTGAAGATCAAGCAGTCCCTGATGAGGTTTGCTATCGAGGCTGTAGCCGAACACCCCACCGGACGGACCATCGCCTGGGACTTTGTTCGCATGAACTGGGATGTACTCGTGGAAAA ATATAGCGGCTCAATGGCCTCTACCTACTCGCAAACTGTGAAGCACGTCTCTCAGGGATTCGCCACAGAATTCGAGCTACAAGAG CTGATTGCGTTTAATGAGAAAATCACCGCTGCAAGTGGATTCCAGAGCAAAGCGCAAATACAAGCGGTGGAGAAAGTCAAGTCTAATATCGCATGGCTGGAGGCAAACCAGGAAACTGTGGGAAACTGGCTCGAGGGATTTATAACgaaaaacaacataaaatGA